The following are from one region of the bacterium genome:
- a CDS encoding LL-diaminopimelate aminotransferase has product MNAEASRRLKRLPPYLFAEIDRVKRRLRGQGRDLIDLGVGDPDTPTPSHIVDALCRASRDPENHRYALDAGMPALREAIAAWYRRRFEVELDPVSEVLPLIGSKEGIGHLPLAFVDPGDAVLIPEPGYPVYQAGTIFAGGEPVFMPLRRENGFLPDFSAVEAAAADRARILWINYPNNPTAAVCDLSFFAEAVEFAARRGIIVAHDAAYTELAFDGFRPPSFLQVPGARETGIEFHSLSKTYSMTGWRISFAVGNAEVLAGLARVKSNLDSGIFQAVQVAGIAALTGPQDYLAELLAVYRDRRDLLVDGLRNLGWEVDLPRATFYVWCPVPPGRTSSGFTQLLLEEAGIVTTPGVGLGPSGEGYIRMALTRPREEIAEALRRLEKLELKWA; this is encoded by the coding sequence ATGAACGCCGAAGCCTCGCGGAGGCTGAAACGGCTTCCCCCCTACCTCTTTGCCGAGATCGACCGGGTCAAGCGCCGGCTCCGCGGCCAGGGGCGCGACCTGATCGACCTGGGCGTGGGCGATCCCGATACCCCCACTCCGAGCCACATCGTCGATGCCCTCTGCCGGGCCTCCCGCGACCCCGAAAACCACCGCTACGCCCTGGATGCGGGGATGCCGGCGCTGCGCGAGGCCATCGCCGCCTGGTACCGCCGCCGATTCGAGGTCGAGCTGGACCCCGTCTCCGAGGTGCTGCCCCTGATCGGCTCCAAGGAAGGGATCGGGCACCTGCCCCTGGCTTTCGTCGACCCCGGCGACGCCGTTCTGATTCCGGAGCCGGGCTACCCGGTGTATCAGGCCGGCACCATCTTCGCCGGGGGAGAACCGGTCTTCATGCCCCTGCGGCGGGAGAACGGCTTCCTCCCCGACTTTTCCGCCGTCGAGGCCGCTGCCGCCGACCGGGCGCGGATCCTCTGGATCAACTATCCCAACAACCCCACCGCCGCGGTCTGCGATCTCTCCTTCTTCGCCGAGGCTGTCGAATTCGCCGCCCGCCGGGGGATTATCGTGGCTCACGACGCCGCCTACACCGAGCTGGCTTTCGACGGCTTTCGGCCCCCCAGTTTCCTCCAGGTCCCGGGCGCCAGGGAGACCGGAATCGAGTTTCATTCCCTTTCCAAGACCTATAGCATGACCGGGTGGCGCATCAGTTTCGCGGTCGGCAACGCCGAGGTCCTGGCGGGCCTGGCCCGGGTCAAATCCAACCTCGATTCGGGGATATTCCAAGCGGTGCAGGTGGCGGGTATAGCCGCGCTCACCGGCCCCCAGGACTACCTGGCCGAGCTTCTGGCCGTCTACCGGGACCGCCGGGACCTTCTCGTCGACGGCCTCCGGAACCTGGGCTGGGAAGTGGATCTTCCCCGGGCCACCTTCTATGTCTGGTGCCCGGTCCCGCCCGGGCGGACCTCGTCCGGTTTCACGCAGCTGCTCTTGGAAGAAGCCGGGATCGTGACCACCCCGGGCGTAGGGCTGGGGCCTTCGGGGGAGGGCTATATCCGGATGGCGTTGACCCGTCCCCGCGAGGAGATCGCCGAGGCGCTGCGGCGCCTGGAGAAGCTGGAACTGAAATGGGCGTGA
- the folK gene encoding 2-amino-4-hydroxy-6-hydroxymethyldihydropteridine diphosphokinase: protein MKAYLSLGSNLGDRREFIRRGIAAVASFPDTAVVAESPWFETAPRETGDQPDFINLVLKIETSLGPEALLEACLSAERALGRRRGRDRGPREIDIDIVFYGTQVRTSPPILPHPRYRARRFVLEPLQRLDPGLTDPVTGEAVGELLGEVSEQAVRELAGSGKGR, encoded by the coding sequence GTGAAAGCCTACCTTTCCCTGGGCTCCAACCTGGGCGACCGCCGGGAGTTTATCCGGCGGGGGATCGCGGCGGTGGCCTCGTTCCCCGACACCGCCGTGGTCGCGGAGTCGCCCTGGTTCGAAACCGCTCCCCGGGAGACCGGGGACCAGCCCGACTTCATCAACCTGGTTCTGAAAATCGAAACTTCCCTGGGGCCGGAAGCGCTTCTGGAGGCGTGCCTGTCGGCGGAGCGGGCGCTGGGCCGCCGGCGGGGCCGCGACCGGGGGCCCCGGGAGATCGATATCGACATCGTTTTCTACGGAACGCAGGTGCGCACGTCCCCGCCCATTCTCCCTCACCCGCGCTACCGCGCCCGGCGTTTCGTCCTCGAGCCGCTCCAGCGCCTGGACCCCGGTCTGACCGATCCGGTCACCGGCGAGGCCGTGGGCGAATTATTGGGCGAAGTCTCCGAACAAGCGGTCCGGGAACTGGCCGGATCGGGGAAGGGAAGATGA
- the panB gene encoding 3-methyl-2-oxobutanoate hydroxymethyltransferase — MNEGADKRVTAASLKGMKASGKKIVVVTGYDYPLARILDRSGVDVVLVGDSLGMVVLGHESTVPVTMADMVHHTRAVARGCRRALITADLPFLSCDLGPDEAVRNAGRLVQEGGAHTVKVEGGAEMGEVVSRIVAADIPVMGHIGLTPQSILRLGSYQVQGRGPEAARRLLGDARALESAGAFAVVLECVPGELAAEITGELSIPTIGIGAGPSCDGQVLVAHDLLGMFDEFRPTFVKRYAEIGQEIARAVGEYAREVRDGTFPGPEQTFQ; from the coding sequence ATGAACGAAGGCGCGGATAAACGGGTGACGGCGGCGTCCCTGAAGGGGATGAAGGCTTCCGGAAAAAAAATCGTGGTCGTAACCGGCTACGACTACCCCCTGGCGCGGATCCTCGACCGCAGCGGGGTGGACGTCGTTCTGGTCGGCGATTCCCTGGGAATGGTGGTTCTCGGCCACGAATCCACCGTCCCGGTGACCATGGCCGACATGGTCCACCATACCCGGGCGGTGGCCCGGGGTTGCCGCCGGGCCCTGATCACCGCCGATCTCCCCTTCCTCAGCTGCGACCTCGGCCCCGACGAGGCGGTCAGGAACGCGGGGCGCTTGGTCCAGGAAGGCGGGGCCCACACGGTCAAGGTCGAAGGCGGAGCGGAGATGGGGGAGGTGGTTTCGAGGATCGTGGCCGCCGACATTCCGGTCATGGGGCACATCGGCCTCACTCCCCAATCGATATTGAGGCTGGGGAGCTACCAGGTCCAGGGCCGCGGCCCGGAAGCGGCCCGGCGCCTGCTGGGAGATGCCCGGGCCCTGGAAAGCGCCGGGGCCTTCGCCGTCGTTCTGGAATGCGTACCCGGGGAACTGGCCGCCGAGATCACCGGCGAGCTCTCCATACCCACCATCGGCATCGGCGCCGGTCCCTCCTGCGACGGGCAGGTGCTGGTCGCCCACGATCTCCTGGGGATGTTCGACGAGTTCCGGCCCACCTTCGTCAAGCGCTACGCCGAGATCGGGCAGGAGATCGCCCGGGCCGTGGGCGAGTACGCCCGGGAAGTCCGGGACGGCACGTTCCCCGGGCCGGAGCAGACCTTTCAGTGA